A window of the Deinococcus gobiensis I-0 genome harbors these coding sequences:
- a CDS encoding alpha/beta hydrolase family protein, with protein sequence MIRSASALLVCFALLGAPGALAQTMPAATSPRLSGMPGDPRPDAPALSARGSYAVGVQTLQMVNPAQLDIVHAPKEGAIPRYDRPLTAEVWYPAPGPSGAGRATYQDALGSGPGDPKRPVVPFTFQGRATRGAPTRTLGAPQGGYPLVIVSHGYPGSRYLLSYLAENLASKGYVVAAIDHTDSTHADKAAFASTLLNRPLDDNFVLGELARLGAADSGSFLSGLVDTDNVGLIGYSMGGYGALNTLGAGFAPQIMPMVPQNALAVRQTGAYTVDPRFKAMVAFAPWGGDAAVKGIGVNFGAPFGFWDAAGLAGLKVPSLFVVGDHDDVAGYEGGVKALFENAVNSERYLLTYENARHNSAPNPAPAASLGSYDDYMHYAEPAWDSARLNDLNMHFVTAFLDLKLKGMQDRAAYLDVKVPVAQDGKYSRNADGTPKADDTYWPGFPNRTAIGIELRKLMPK encoded by the coding sequence ATGATCCGTTCCGCTTCCGCCCTGTTGGTCTGTTTCGCCCTGCTCGGTGCGCCGGGCGCCCTGGCCCAGACCATGCCCGCCGCGACGTCCCCCAGACTGTCGGGTATGCCTGGTGATCCCCGTCCCGACGCCCCGGCCCTGAGCGCGCGCGGTTCCTACGCCGTGGGCGTGCAGACCCTCCAGATGGTCAACCCCGCCCAGCTCGACATCGTGCATGCCCCCAAGGAAGGGGCCATTCCCCGCTACGACCGTCCCCTGACGGCCGAGGTCTGGTATCCGGCCCCCGGCCCCAGCGGCGCGGGGCGGGCCACCTACCAGGATGCGCTGGGCAGCGGCCCCGGCGACCCCAAGCGTCCGGTCGTGCCCTTCACCTTCCAGGGCCGGGCCACGCGCGGCGCGCCCACACGCACCCTCGGCGCGCCCCAGGGCGGCTACCCGCTGGTGATCGTGTCGCACGGCTACCCCGGCAGCCGCTACCTCCTGAGCTACCTCGCCGAGAACCTCGCCAGCAAGGGCTATGTGGTGGCGGCCATCGACCACACCGACAGCACCCACGCCGACAAGGCGGCCTTCGCCAGCACGCTGCTCAACCGCCCGCTGGACGACAACTTCGTGCTGGGCGAACTCGCGCGCCTGGGGGCGGCGGACAGCGGCAGCTTCCTGAGCGGGCTGGTGGACACGGACAATGTCGGCCTGATCGGCTACAGCATGGGCGGGTACGGCGCGCTCAACACCCTGGGCGCGGGCTTCGCGCCGCAGATCATGCCGATGGTGCCGCAGAACGCGCTGGCCGTACGCCAGACCGGCGCCTACACGGTGGACCCGCGCTTCAAGGCGATGGTGGCCTTCGCGCCCTGGGGCGGCGACGCGGCCGTGAAGGGCATCGGGGTCAACTTCGGCGCGCCCTTCGGCTTCTGGGACGCGGCCGGGCTGGCCGGCCTGAAGGTGCCCTCGCTGTTCGTCGTGGGCGACCACGACGACGTGGCCGGTTACGAGGGCGGCGTCAAGGCGCTGTTCGAGAACGCGGTGAACAGCGAGCGCTACCTCCTGACCTACGAGAACGCCCGCCACAACTCCGCGCCCAATCCGGCCCCCGCCGCGAGCCTGGGCAGCTACGACGACTACATGCACTACGCCGAACCCGCGTGGGACTCGGCGCGCCTGAACGACCTGAACATGCACTTCGTGACGGCCTTCCTCGACCTCAAGCTCAAGGGGATGCAGGACCGCGCCGCCTACCTCGACGTGAAGGTGCCGGTCGCGCAGGACGGCAAGTACAGCCGCAACGCCGACGGCACCCCCAAGGCCGACGACACCTACTGGCCCGGCTTCCCCAACCGCACGGCCATCGGCATCGAACTGCGTAAGCTCATGCCGAAGTGA
- a CDS encoding ATP-binding protein, producing MTAQSEATSAKTLGELLQTPGYVGRQPFDGRVRLVQDEVRENLTRKLRAGEDLFPGVVGYDDTVIPQLVNALLARQNFILLGLRGQAKSRILRAITGLLDDVVPVIDGVDMPDDPLNPVGAEGRHLLETHGLELPIRWLPRADRYVEKLATPDVTVADLVGDVDPIKAARLGTSLGDVRSMHFGLLPRANRGIFSVNELADLAPKVQVALFNILQEGDVQIKGYPIRLELDVMLVFSANPEDYTARGKIVTPLKDRIGSEIRTHYPTDVRLGMDITAQEAVRDEAVVVPDFIAELIEEIAFQAREDGRVDKLSGVSQRLPISLMEVASANAERRSLVSGDAPVVRVSDVYAGLPAITGKMELEYEGELKGADQVAKDVIRKAAGAVYARNFGSADTRELEKWFEGGNVFRFPQSGDASAGVKATREVPGLSDFAAQVAGSSDDAVRVSAAEFILEGLYGRKKLSRAEELYAAPEPETRQQRGGRWN from the coding sequence ATGACTGCCCAGAGCGAAGCCACTTCCGCAAAAACGCTCGGCGAGCTGCTCCAGACGCCGGGATACGTGGGCCGTCAGCCCTTCGACGGCCGAGTCCGACTCGTGCAGGACGAGGTCCGTGAAAACCTGACCCGCAAGCTGCGGGCGGGCGAGGACCTGTTCCCCGGCGTGGTCGGCTACGACGACACCGTCATTCCCCAGCTCGTCAACGCGCTGCTGGCGCGCCAGAACTTCATCCTGCTGGGCCTGCGCGGTCAGGCCAAGAGCCGCATCCTGCGCGCCATCACCGGCCTGCTCGACGACGTGGTGCCGGTCATCGACGGCGTGGACATGCCCGACGATCCCCTGAACCCGGTGGGCGCCGAGGGCCGCCACCTCCTGGAGACGCACGGGCTGGAGCTCCCCATCCGCTGGCTGCCGCGCGCCGACCGCTACGTCGAGAAGCTCGCCACGCCCGACGTGACGGTGGCCGACCTCGTGGGCGACGTGGACCCCATCAAGGCCGCCCGCCTGGGCACCAGCCTGGGCGACGTGCGCTCCATGCACTTCGGGCTGCTGCCGCGCGCCAACCGGGGCATCTTCTCGGTGAACGAACTGGCCGACCTCGCGCCCAAGGTGCAGGTCGCGCTGTTCAACATCCTTCAGGAAGGCGACGTGCAGATCAAGGGCTACCCGATCCGCCTCGAACTCGACGTGATGCTCGTCTTCTCGGCCAACCCCGAGGACTACACGGCGCGCGGCAAGATCGTCACGCCCCTCAAGGACCGCATCGGCAGCGAGATCCGCACCCACTACCCCACCGACGTGCGCCTGGGCATGGACATCACCGCCCAGGAAGCCGTGCGCGACGAGGCGGTCGTGGTCCCGGACTTCATCGCCGAACTCATCGAGGAGATCGCCTTTCAGGCCCGCGAGGACGGCCGCGTGGACAAGCTCTCGGGCGTGTCGCAGAGGTTGCCCATCTCGCTGATGGAAGTGGCGAGCGCCAACGCCGAGCGCCGCTCGCTCGTGTCGGGCGACGCCCCGGTCGTGCGCGTCAGCGACGTGTACGCCGGCCTGCCCGCGATCACGGGCAAGATGGAACTGGAGTACGAGGGTGAACTCAAGGGCGCCGATCAGGTCGCCAAGGACGTGATCCGCAAGGCGGCCGGCGCCGTGTACGCCCGCAACTTCGGTTCGGCCGACACCCGCGAGCTGGAAAAGTGGTTCGAGGGCGGCAACGTCTTCCGCTTTCCGCAGAGCGGCGACGCCTCGGCGGGGGTCAAGGCCACCCGCGAGGTGCCGGGCCTGAGCGACTTCGCCGCGCAGGTGGCGGGCAGCAGCGACGACGCCGTGCGCGTCTCGGCCGCCGAGTTCATTCTCGAAGGTCTGTACGGCCGCAAGAAGCTCTCGCGCGCCGAGGAACTGTACGCCGCCCCCGAACCCGAAACCCGCCAGCAGCGCGGCGGCCGCTGGAACTGA
- a CDS encoding DUF420 domain-containing protein, with product MAETINQWAVITIVLSGIALVIGVYFIRTGNREAHMRAMLTASALATVFLVLYLTRLGLGYEKKYIGPYRGAYFALLISHIILAAANLPLALGALWNAWKGLKAAGNLGNITAPAAAPYFRRHRAWVRWTVPVWLYVAVTGWIIYLLLKSYGEVIKGG from the coding sequence ATGGCCGAAACCATCAACCAGTGGGCCGTCATCACCATCGTGCTGAGCGGCATCGCGCTGGTGATCGGCGTCTATTTCATCCGTACCGGCAACCGCGAGGCGCATATGCGCGCCATGCTCACCGCCAGCGCCCTGGCGACCGTCTTTCTCGTGCTGTACCTCACCCGCCTGGGCCTGGGCTACGAAAAGAAGTACATCGGACCGTACCGGGGGGCGTACTTCGCGCTGCTCATCAGCCACATCATCCTCGCGGCCGCCAACCTGCCGCTGGCCCTGGGCGCGCTGTGGAACGCCTGGAAGGGCCTGAAGGCCGCCGGGAATCTGGGCAACATCACGGCCCCCGCCGCCGCGCCGTACTTTCGCCGTCACCGCGCCTGGGTGCGCTGGACGGTCCCGGTGTGGCTGTACGTGGCCGTGACGGGCTGGATCATCTACCTGCTGCTCAAGAGCTACGGCGAAGTGATCAAGGGGGGCTGA
- the mltG gene encoding endolytic transglycosylase MltG, whose protein sequence is MSRLGRRGTPAWVKVLIGLFVLLVVAAAAAFFYARSLLGPAGGAAYTLEVKPGDTVGAIARQLEKRGIVKNARVLRLVMDRNGTAGSLKEGLYDLNGQMSAQQVAETLAGPARIPTVNVTIPEGRRIKDLPAIFEKAGFSAQGIRAALNDTALSPYASGKQKNLEGFVFPATYEFRPAEAPEDVVKEMVGRMNTEFTPANVAKAKALNLSVRDWVILASMVQAEAANDGEMPVIAGVFVNRLRDGIALGSDPTVAYGLGKDLPDLDRSAGDFTKDTPYSTYTRMGLPAGPINNPGQAALLSVINPKRTMQDGRDALYFLHAGGKIYVNHTYAEHLSDNARYR, encoded by the coding sequence GTGAGCCGCCTGGGCCGCCGGGGCACCCCGGCCTGGGTCAAGGTGCTGATCGGGCTGTTCGTGCTGCTCGTCGTCGCGGCGGCCGCCGCCTTCTTCTATGCGCGCAGCCTGCTGGGACCGGCGGGCGGCGCGGCCTACACGCTGGAGGTCAAGCCCGGCGATACGGTGGGGGCCATCGCCCGGCAGCTCGAGAAACGGGGCATCGTGAAAAATGCCCGCGTGCTGCGGCTGGTCATGGACCGCAACGGGACGGCGGGCAGCCTCAAGGAAGGCCTGTACGACCTGAATGGTCAGATGAGCGCGCAGCAGGTCGCCGAGACCCTCGCCGGCCCCGCGCGCATCCCGACCGTGAACGTGACCATTCCCGAGGGACGGCGTATCAAGGACCTGCCGGCCATCTTCGAGAAGGCGGGCTTCAGCGCCCAGGGCATCCGCGCGGCGCTGAACGACACCGCGCTCAGCCCCTATGCCAGCGGCAAACAGAAGAACCTCGAGGGCTTCGTATTCCCGGCGACCTACGAGTTCCGGCCCGCCGAGGCGCCCGAGGACGTCGTCAAGGAGATGGTGGGGCGCATGAACACCGAGTTCACGCCCGCCAACGTGGCGAAGGCCAAGGCACTGAACCTCAGCGTGCGCGACTGGGTGATCCTGGCGAGCATGGTGCAGGCCGAGGCCGCCAACGACGGCGAGATGCCGGTCATCGCGGGCGTGTTCGTCAACCGCCTGCGCGACGGCATCGCCCTGGGCAGCGACCCGACGGTGGCCTACGGGCTGGGCAAGGACCTGCCGGACCTCGACCGCAGCGCCGGAGACTTCACCAAGGACACGCCCTACAGCACCTACACGCGCATGGGTCTGCCCGCCGGGCCGATCAACAACCCCGGTCAGGCGGCGCTGCTGAGCGTCATCAACCCCAAGCGCACCATGCAGGACGGCCGCGACGCGCTGTACTTCCTGCACGCGGGCGGCAAGATCTACGTGAACCACACCTACGCCGAGCACCTCAGCGACAATGCGCGCTACCGCTGA
- the gatB gene encoding Asp-tRNA(Asn)/Glu-tRNA(Gln) amidotransferase subunit GatB codes for MAYQAVIGLEVHLQLRTRTKIFSACPADYHGAEPNTFTDPFTLGLPGALPTLNREAVELAMMFGLGLNCDVSGFTQFHRKNYFYPDAPKNFQLSQYDRPIARDGYLDVAGERVRIKRAHLEDDAGKLLHPTYAPYSLLDLNRAGSALIEMVTEADITGAEQARTFLESVQAIAQALGVSDATPEEGKMRCDVNVSVHKPGEPWGTKVEVKNLNSFRSVARAIEYETARQARVLDGGGRITQDTLGWDEGGQKTFLMRTKEGEADYRYFPEPDLPPLDITPEWIAQVRARMPELPAQKRERYLAAGLRAADAQLLSHDVVLSRFYDEALGTAPAPEAQKLANWLLSDVTGALAAQEKTLADSALKPAHLAALVRLIDADTIGGRVAKDLLGDVLAGHDPEVLVQERGLGVVTDTDAIDAAIDAAMQADPATVEKVRAGNAKAMNALFGPVMKATGGQAKPDVVRARLQAKLGL; via the coding sequence ATGGCGTATCAGGCGGTCATCGGCTTAGAGGTTCACCTGCAACTCAGGACGCGCACCAAGATCTTCAGCGCGTGCCCGGCCGACTATCACGGCGCGGAGCCCAACACCTTCACCGACCCCTTTACCCTGGGGCTGCCCGGCGCGCTGCCGACCCTGAACCGCGAGGCGGTCGAGCTGGCGATGATGTTCGGCCTGGGCCTGAACTGCGACGTGTCGGGCTTCACGCAGTTTCACCGCAAGAACTACTTCTATCCGGACGCCCCCAAGAACTTCCAGCTCTCCCAGTACGACCGGCCCATCGCGCGCGACGGGTACCTGGACGTGGCGGGCGAGCGCGTGCGCATCAAGCGCGCGCACCTGGAAGACGACGCGGGCAAGCTGCTGCACCCCACCTACGCGCCCTACAGCCTGCTGGACCTGAACCGCGCCGGATCGGCCCTGATCGAGATGGTCACCGAGGCCGACATCACCGGGGCCGAGCAGGCCCGCACCTTTCTGGAGAGCGTGCAGGCCATCGCGCAGGCGCTGGGGGTCAGCGACGCCACGCCCGAGGAAGGCAAGATGCGCTGCGACGTGAACGTCAGCGTCCACAAGCCCGGCGAGCCCTGGGGCACCAAGGTCGAGGTCAAGAACCTCAACTCGTTCCGCAGCGTGGCGCGCGCCATCGAGTACGAGACCGCCCGGCAGGCCCGCGTGCTGGACGGCGGCGGGCGCATCACCCAGGACACCCTGGGCTGGGACGAGGGGGGCCAGAAGACCTTCCTGATGCGCACCAAGGAGGGCGAGGCCGACTACCGCTACTTTCCCGAACCGGACCTGCCCCCACTGGACATCACCCCCGAGTGGATCGCGCAGGTCAGGGCGCGGATGCCCGAACTGCCTGCCCAGAAACGGGAGCGTTACCTCGCGGCGGGCCTGCGGGCGGCCGACGCCCAGTTGCTGAGCCACGACGTGGTCCTCTCGCGCTTCTACGACGAGGCGCTGGGGACTGCGCCGGCCCCGGAGGCCCAGAAACTCGCCAACTGGCTGCTGAGCGACGTGACCGGCGCCCTGGCGGCCCAGGAAAAAACGCTGGCGGACTCGGCCCTCAAGCCCGCGCACCTCGCGGCGCTGGTGCGCCTGATCGACGCGGACACCATCGGCGGGCGCGTCGCCAAGGACCTGCTGGGTGACGTGCTGGCGGGCCACGACCCCGAAGTGCTCGTGCAGGAGCGCGGGCTGGGCGTGGTGACCGATACAGACGCCATCGACGCGGCCATCGACGCGGCCATGCAGGCCGATCCCGCCACCGTCGAGAAGGTGCGCGCCGGCAACGCCAAGGCCATGAACGCCCTGTTCGGCCCCGTCATGAAGGCGACCGGCGGGCAGGCCAAGCCCGACGTGGTGCGCGCCCGCCTGCAGGCCAAGCTGGGGCTGTGA
- a CDS encoding COX15/CtaA family protein, whose amino-acid sequence MSGTLKATGRVGAGAGVWLPRVAWAALIYNVLVILWGAVVRLTGAGAGCGEHWPLCNGVVVPQSPTLHTVIEFSHRLTSGASGLLAIGLVALAFVGTTKGHPARFGALLSLGLIILEGLVGGVQVLLGLTATSTDPARGFVQGVHLANTFLLLGALLLTALWASGGPRLRLRGQGRPGALVGAGLALLLVLGMAGAVTALGDLLFLPADSSTPVQTVRGDLGAVNLIQNLRVIHPMLAILTSAYLAWLAAWLRRERPGAQVSRWSAALWTLLGLQMLAGFANIALKAPGWLQLTHLLLACIMWLVTVMLSYAALTGLRAARPAPAPLRGAA is encoded by the coding sequence TTGAGCGGAACGCTGAAGGCCACCGGGCGCGTGGGCGCAGGTGCGGGCGTGTGGCTGCCACGGGTGGCCTGGGCGGCCCTGATCTACAACGTGCTGGTGATCCTGTGGGGCGCGGTCGTGCGCCTCACGGGGGCGGGGGCCGGCTGCGGCGAACACTGGCCGCTGTGCAACGGCGTGGTCGTGCCGCAGAGCCCCACCCTGCACACCGTCATCGAGTTCAGCCACCGCCTGACCAGCGGGGCCAGTGGCCTGCTCGCCATCGGGCTGGTGGCGCTGGCCTTCGTGGGCACGACCAAGGGCCACCCGGCCCGTTTCGGCGCCCTGCTGAGCCTGGGCCTAATCATTCTGGAGGGCCTGGTCGGCGGCGTGCAGGTGCTCCTGGGCCTGACCGCCACGAGCACCGACCCGGCGCGCGGCTTCGTGCAGGGCGTGCACCTCGCCAACACCTTTTTGCTGCTGGGGGCACTGCTGCTCACGGCGCTGTGGGCGTCGGGCGGGCCCCGGCTGCGGCTGCGCGGTCAGGGTCGCCCCGGCGCGCTGGTCGGCGCCGGGCTGGCCCTGCTGCTCGTGCTGGGTATGGCGGGCGCGGTGACGGCGCTGGGCGACCTGCTGTTCCTGCCGGCCGACAGCAGTACCCCGGTCCAGACGGTGCGCGGCGACCTCGGGGCCGTGAACCTCATCCAGAACCTGCGGGTCATCCACCCCATGCTGGCGATCCTGACGAGCGCCTACCTCGCGTGGCTGGCCGCGTGGCTGCGCCGTGAGCGGCCCGGCGCGCAGGTGTCGCGCTGGAGCGCCGCGCTGTGGACCCTGCTGGGCCTCCAGATGCTCGCGGGCTTCGCCAACATCGCCCTCAAGGCGCCGGGCTGGCTTCAGCTCACGCACCTGCTTCTGGCGTGCATCATGTGGCTCGTGACCGTCATGCTCAGCTACGCCGCCCTGACCGGCCTGCGGGCCGCGCGCCCCGCACCCGCGCCGCTGCGGGGGGCCGCGTGA
- a CDS encoding carbohydrate kinase family protein, producing MSSPSSSAAPLVALGDLAWDVLAKPDTMLLPGGDTTGRLELLGGGSAANLAVWARRTGHPAAFVGKVGRDRFGELATAELQAEDVHTALILSDEHPTGVILALIDRRGQRAMLTGQGADWELRPEELPGEVIAGARHLHLTAWSLFRDPPRAAALEAARLAQAAGATLSLDPGSFQMIQQLGRETFLAVVDGVPFDVLFPNKDEALAMSGEATPEGALAWLRARYPAALVVLKLDEDGALLEGPDTPRAHVPATRDELVDATGAGDAFGGAFLAEWLAHGDAVRATRRAVQVGGWVVSRFGARPPADAALRERLTGVEA from the coding sequence ATGAGTTCACCATCCTCTTCGGCCGCGCCCCTGGTGGCCCTGGGCGACCTCGCCTGGGACGTGCTCGCCAAACCCGACACCATGCTGCTGCCCGGAGGGGACACCACCGGCCGTCTGGAGCTGCTGGGCGGCGGCAGCGCGGCCAACCTCGCGGTGTGGGCGCGGCGCACCGGCCACCCGGCCGCCTTCGTGGGCAAGGTGGGGCGCGACCGCTTCGGCGAACTGGCGACCGCCGAGCTCCAGGCCGAGGACGTGCACACCGCCCTGATCCTGAGTGACGAGCACCCGACCGGCGTGATCCTGGCCCTGATCGACCGCCGGGGCCAGCGCGCCATGCTCACCGGCCAGGGGGCCGACTGGGAACTGCGGCCCGAGGAACTGCCCGGCGAGGTCATCGCGGGCGCGCGGCACCTGCACCTCACGGCCTGGAGCCTGTTCCGCGACCCGCCCCGCGCGGCGGCCCTGGAGGCGGCGCGCCTCGCGCAGGCGGCCGGCGCGACCCTGAGCCTGGACCCCGGCAGCTTCCAGATGATCCAGCAGCTCGGGCGCGAGACCTTCCTGGCCGTCGTGGACGGCGTGCCCTTCGACGTGCTGTTTCCCAACAAGGACGAGGCCCTGGCGATGAGCGGCGAGGCGACCCCCGAAGGCGCGCTGGCCTGGCTGCGCGCGCGCTACCCGGCGGCCCTGGTGGTCCTGAAGCTCGACGAGGACGGCGCCCTGCTCGAAGGCCCGGACACGCCGCGCGCCCATGTGCCCGCTACCCGTGACGAGCTGGTGGACGCGACCGGGGCCGGGGACGCCTTCGGCGGGGCCTTCCTGGCCGAGTGGCTCGCGCACGGCGACGCGGTACGGGCCACGCGCCGGGCCGTGCAGGTCGGCGGCTGGGTGGTGTCGCGCTTCGGGGCGAGGCCACCTGCCGACGCCGCGCTGCGCGAGCGCCTGACGGGGGTGGAGGCGTGA
- the panB gene encoding 3-methyl-2-oxobutanoate hydroxymethyltransferase, with protein MSPSKRSVPELTASADPLVMVTAYDYPGGRHAEAAGVDLILVGDSLGNVVLGYDSTAPVTLADMIHHGKAVRRGAPNTFLVVDLPFGTYHTGVHDAMRHAVKVIQETGADALKLEGSTPEVLDVVGTLTRNGIPVMGHVGLMPQTATAQGGLTVQGKDDASARRTLDGALALQDAGAFAAVLEAIPARLARLITERLAIPTIGIGAGVHCRGQVLVTHDLLGVYEGEHKKIAKRYAEVGQVSREAITAYAAEVRGRTFPARENSFVMKDDVLDKLY; from the coding sequence ATGTCCCCTAGCAAGCGCAGCGTGCCCGAGCTGACGGCCTCGGCCGATCCCCTGGTGATGGTCACGGCCTACGACTACCCCGGCGGCCGGCATGCCGAAGCGGCAGGTGTGGACCTGATCCTGGTGGGCGATAGCCTGGGCAACGTGGTGCTGGGCTACGACAGCACCGCCCCCGTGACCCTGGCCGACATGATCCACCACGGCAAGGCCGTGCGCCGGGGCGCGCCGAACACCTTTCTGGTCGTGGACCTGCCTTTCGGGACCTACCACACGGGCGTACACGACGCGATGCGCCACGCCGTGAAGGTCATCCAGGAGACGGGAGCCGACGCCCTGAAGCTCGAAGGCTCGACACCCGAGGTGCTGGACGTGGTCGGCACGCTGACCCGCAACGGCATTCCGGTCATGGGCCACGTCGGCCTGATGCCCCAGACCGCCACCGCGCAGGGGGGCCTGACCGTGCAGGGCAAGGACGACGCCTCGGCGCGGCGCACCCTGGACGGCGCGCTCGCCCTGCAAGACGCCGGGGCCTTCGCCGCCGTGCTGGAGGCGATTCCGGCGCGGCTGGCCCGGCTGATCACCGAGCGGCTCGCCATTCCGACCATCGGCATCGGGGCGGGGGTCCACTGCCGGGGGCAGGTGCTGGTCACCCACGACCTGCTGGGCGTATACGAGGGCGAGCACAAGAAGATCGCCAAGCGCTACGCCGAGGTCGGGCAGGTATCGCGCGAGGCCATCACGGCGTACGCGGCCGAGGTGCGGGGACGGACCTTCCCGGCCAGGGAGAACAGCTTCGTGATGAAGGACGACGTACTGGACAAGCTGTACTGA
- a CDS encoding heme o synthase, giving the protein MTAEAPAAVVPPARATWRDYLALTKPKVISLLLWTTVAAMFMAARGWPGLWLLVVVSVAGYASAGSAGVFNMIIDRDIDLKMARTAKRPTSSGLISTRDAAVFGGALQVLSFLALWVWATPLAAWMSLAGFVTYVVVYTLWLKRNTWHNIVLGGAAGCFPPLVGWAAVTGDLNLFAWYLFAIIFFWTPVHFWALALMIKDEYREVGIPMLPVVHGDRLTVAQIGLYAIYTVVLSVMPVFFGEVGLLYFVSAVALGAWLLVLSWRLYRHVMGGQAVERRVAVPLYLYSMLYLALLFVAGAVDRGLLG; this is encoded by the coding sequence GTGACCGCCGAGGCTCCGGCGGCCGTGGTCCCGCCCGCCCGCGCCACCTGGCGCGACTACCTCGCCCTGACCAAGCCCAAGGTCATCAGCCTGCTGCTGTGGACCACCGTCGCGGCCATGTTCATGGCGGCGCGCGGCTGGCCGGGGCTGTGGCTGCTCGTCGTGGTGAGCGTGGCCGGCTACGCCTCGGCGGGGTCGGCGGGTGTGTTCAACATGATCATCGACCGCGACATCGACCTCAAGATGGCCCGCACCGCCAAGCGCCCGACCTCCAGCGGCCTGATCAGCACCCGCGACGCGGCCGTGTTCGGCGGGGCGCTCCAGGTGCTGTCCTTCCTCGCACTGTGGGTCTGGGCCACGCCCCTGGCCGCCTGGATGAGCCTCGCGGGCTTCGTGACCTACGTGGTCGTCTACACGCTGTGGCTCAAGCGCAACACCTGGCACAACATCGTGCTGGGGGGCGCGGCCGGCTGTTTCCCGCCGCTGGTGGGCTGGGCGGCCGTAACGGGTGACCTCAACCTGTTCGCGTGGTACCTGTTCGCCATCATCTTCTTCTGGACCCCGGTGCATTTCTGGGCGCTGGCCCTGATGATCAAGGACGAGTACCGCGAGGTCGGCATTCCCATGCTGCCGGTGGTGCACGGCGACCGCCTGACGGTGGCCCAGATCGGGCTGTACGCCATCTATACGGTCGTGCTGTCGGTCATGCCGGTGTTCTTCGGCGAGGTCGGGCTGCTGTACTTCGTCAGTGCCGTGGCGCTCGGCGCGTGGCTGCTGGTGCTCTCGTGGCGGCTCTACCGGCACGTCATGGGCGGGCAGGCGGTCGAGCGCCGGGTCGCCGTGCCGCTGTACCTCTATTCCATGCTGTACCTCGCGCTGCTGTTCGTGGCCGGGGCGGTGGACCGGGGCCTGCTGGGCTAG
- the coxB gene encoding cytochrome c oxidase subunit II, which produces MNTNHDQRPGESRRRSGPGRVPWRLLAGAALGSLLLSGCQSNQSLTLGDMASSYNREILGMSIWAIALSVIIFIGVSAALFYTVNKFREENNTEAPAQFHGNNRLEVILVVVPVIIVMFLSVLTVRSMARLNPTSKESVAIETLGRQFWWNFAYPASSVQGGGVVTNGNEMIMPTRQKVAITLTSGDVIHGFWAPNIGGQRAAIPTVKKVWEVDTDREGVYQGNCSQLCGASHANMRYKVVALDQDRFNTVMTAAKAYVAPTPTPGSPEAAGYALFMQGKSSTGAVACAACHRVQGTPAGGVSGPDLSFFGTRRTLGAGMWEAMTAQHWEEPKAAAELHAWLKHSPVVKPGSLMPRYDGGTSVIAGKVTKGGTLTDEEIDDIAAYLRSLKLPEEADYWRGTPVNGGQGVGQ; this is translated from the coding sequence TTGAATACCAACCATGACCAGAGGCCAGGCGAGTCGCGCCGGCGCAGCGGACCGGGGCGCGTGCCCTGGCGGCTGCTCGCGGGCGCGGCCCTGGGCAGCCTGCTGCTGAGCGGCTGCCAGAGCAACCAGTCCCTCACGCTCGGCGACATGGCGTCGTCGTACAACCGCGAGATCCTCGGGATGAGCATCTGGGCCATCGCCCTGTCGGTCATCATCTTCATCGGGGTCTCGGCGGCGCTGTTCTACACGGTGAACAAGTTCCGTGAAGAGAACAACACCGAGGCGCCCGCGCAGTTTCACGGCAACAACCGCCTGGAAGTCATCCTGGTGGTCGTGCCGGTCATCATCGTCATGTTCCTCAGCGTCCTGACGGTGCGCAGCATGGCCCGCCTGAACCCCACCAGCAAGGAATCGGTCGCCATCGAGACCCTGGGCCGGCAGTTCTGGTGGAACTTCGCCTACCCCGCCTCGTCGGTGCAGGGCGGCGGCGTCGTGACCAACGGCAACGAGATGATCATGCCCACCCGCCAGAAGGTCGCCATCACCCTGACGAGCGGCGACGTGATCCACGGCTTCTGGGCCCCCAACATCGGCGGCCAGCGCGCCGCCATCCCGACCGTGAAAAAGGTCTGGGAAGTGGACACCGACCGCGAGGGCGTGTACCAGGGCAACTGCTCGCAGCTGTGCGGGGCCTCGCACGCCAACATGCGCTACAAGGTCGTCGCGCTCGATCAGGACCGCTTCAACACGGTCATGACGGCGGCGAAGGCCTATGTGGCCCCCACGCCCACGCCCGGCTCGCCGGAAGCGGCGGGCTACGCGCTGTTCATGCAGGGCAAGTCCAGCACGGGCGCGGTCGCCTGCGCGGCCTGCCACCGCGTGCAGGGCACCCCGGCGGGCGGCGTCAGCGGCCCCGACCTGAGCTTCTTCGGCACCCGCCGCACGCTGGGCGCCGGGATGTGGGAAGCCATGACCGCGCAGCACTGGGAAGAGCCCAAGGCCGCGGCCGAGCTGCACGCCTGGCTCAAGCACAGCCCCGTGGTCAAGCCCGGCAGCCTGATGCCCCGCTATGACGGCGGCACCTCGGTCATCGCCGGCAAGGTCACCAAGGGCGGCACGCTGACCGACGAGGAAATCGACGACATCGCCGCCTACCTGCGCAGCCTCAAGCTGCCCGAGGAAGCGGACTACTGGCGCGGCACGCCCGTCAATGGCGGCCAGGGAGTGGGTCAGTGA